In Mercenaria mercenaria strain notata chromosome 13, MADL_Memer_1, whole genome shotgun sequence, a single window of DNA contains:
- the LOC128546161 gene encoding uncharacterized protein LOC128546161, with product MVKEIFSGENNKKPSSCKSTNKPESSHGSSVDSHTDCNDPENNASTFIIEKGQEPFSNEVDKKLFRGESNKKPSSPESTNKPESSHGSSVDSHTDCNDPENNASTFIIEKDQEPFGNEMDKDLFSGESNKKPSSPESTNKPESSHGSSVDSHTDCNDPENNASTFIIEKDQKSLGL from the exons ATGGTTAAGGAAATCTTCAGCGGTGAAAACAACAAGAAACCCTCCAGCTGTAAAAGCACCAATAAGCCAG AGTCCAGCCATGGTAGCTCTGTAGATTCGCACACAGACTGTAATGATCCTGAAAACAATGCATCCACTTTCATTATTGAGAAAGGCCAAGAGCCCTTTAGTAATGAGGTGGATAAAAAACTCTTCAGGGGTGAAAGCAACAAGAAGCCCTCCAGCCCTGAAAGCACCAATAAGCCAG AGTCCAGCCATGGTAGCTCTGTAGATTCGCACACAGACTGCAATGATCCTGAAAACAATGCATCCACTTTCATTATTGAGAAAGACCAGGAGCCCTTTGGCAATGAGATGGATAAGGATCTCTTCAGCGGTGAAAGCAACAAGAAGCCCTCCAGCCCTGAAAGCACCAATAAGCCAG AGTCCAGCCATGGTAGCTCTGTAGATTCGCACACAGACTGCAATGATCCTGAAAACAATGCATCCACTTTCATTATTGAGAAAGACCAGAAGtccctagggctttga